DNA from Larimichthys crocea isolate SSNF chromosome XIII, L_crocea_2.0, whole genome shotgun sequence:
CACCGTCCCTGTAAACTACGCTCTTGTAACTCAGAGGATTACTTCGTGAAATAACGCACACTGTTCTTTTGTCATCATTCCTGCAGAGCAAACACGAGGTGATCCTGAGTGGCGCCGTCCACAAGATGTGCAGCGACGCCTGCTTTAACCGTTTCCGTACGGTGAACAACCTCTCCATGGCCGGCTGTGCGAACTGCGGCTCGTACTGCCACAGCAAGCCGCTCATGCTCAAGTTGGAAGGCAGCAACAAAACTCTGTGCAAAGTAGACTGTCTGGCCAAGTACAAAGAGGTATGAATCGGAACAAAGAGATCTTATTGTCTGAATCTTCCAGACATCTGCAgctccttatttttttttttactttgcgGTCTTTATTGTAATTGTCAACGTCTGAGGTTTCTGTTCTTGTGTGAGCATGCGCGTCATGACCGATTTGTTCAATGTGAGCATAAATGTTGCACAAAGTCTGACGTGACAATGTCTACATGATTAAATCTAATATTAagataattaaaatgtgttcacCGTCTGATCAGCTTAAcattctttcttctgtttttctgaatcTCGTAATAGAAAACGAGGACAACCCAGCCTTGTACGATGTGCCGCACGACTCGGTCGATATCGGACATGATCGACAACAAAAACAGCGACGACTCGGTGAACCTCTTCTGTAGCAGCAGTTGTGTGATGGCGTTCAAGGTGCAGACTGTCAGTGCGTCAGGTAAAGGACGGGGAGATGTCTTCTTTGAATTCTGCCCTCtctgacgtgtttttttttgttttattttataaaactttctctttttctcaggCGCTCGGTTGAGTTGTGATAACTGTGGGAAAAACACGGTACCGTCCTACCACCTGGCTATGTCCGATACCTCCATCAGGAACTTCTGTACTCTACCGTGTGTCATGAACTTTCAGGTAAAGAGGTTTAAGGGTCGGATTGTGCTCGATCATAACTAGTTTGAACGGTGGCACTTGAAGGCGGGGTGAAGCCAGAGCTGGTCGCCATAGAGAGGGTGGATGTGAGgctttttaaacacagagaTAACTCCAGTAATTCATAGTTTATCATCATTGTACACCACATGTAGACTGAGAGCTTCTGTATCTCTGCTTTGATGAGTTATCGAGCAGTAACACACGtttagttttgtctgttttgttttctctgcactaGTTTtctgtcgtgttttttttcccctcaagcCTCTCGTATTGTTTCTTTCGCAGGAGAAGTTCAAGACCCAGAAACAGTTGAATGTTTTTACCAAGTTACCCATCGGATCCACCCAACACCCGACTATCACCGCTATCCAACCACAGCGAGACGCCCCCAAAGGACCGCATTCACTGAGCTGTGCCCAGTGCTTCCGCAACATAAATTTTAAACCTGAACTCGTCCAGATCAAGGTAACCTGTGTGCGATGACACTGATGAGTACAGGTTCTGTTTTAAGTAGGCTGTATTTCTATTGATACAACAGGAGAGTAGAGAGACACCTCGGTcctttaaatatgaagctacagtctTTATATACCAACTCTGTGTGCAGGACAAGATGGTTTTCCTGTGTAGCGCGGAGTGTTCACATGAGTTCAAGAAAGCCCACTATGTGGCGAGCCTGTGCGAATACTGTAAGATCGAAAAGATCACCAGAGAGGCCAAGAGAATCGACAACAAGAACTGCTACTTCTGCAGCGATGGTGAGGAGACGCCACCAAAGCGTTCAAAGTTCTTTGAAGAAGAAACTTGAAAAATAATTGTCCATAGTTAACGAGACCcgtctcctctgtctccaccCAGGCTGTAAGCTTCTTTTTAGACATGACCTGACTAAAAGCTGGGGCAAACACTGCCACTCCTGCGTCTACTGCCACTCTGTGTCCAAGAAGCTGGTGACGGCACAGTATGGAGGCTTAACTGAGGACTTCTGCTCTGAGGAGTGCAGGTCCAAATACACCATGCTCTTCTGCCACGTAAGTGAGCCTCGGCGCAGTTATTTAAACCATAGTTATGAATGAAACGACGGTGAACTTActcctgtttttctctcaggTTGCAAAGTGCGATACCTGTGGTCGCAAAGGGAAACTGAAGCAGAGTCTCGCCATGCTGGGTGAAGTCAAACATTTCTGCGACCTGTCCTGTCTTCTACAGTTCTGCTGTGAGAAAGTCACCACGCAGGGCGACGTCTTCAAAGGTGTGTACTATCGTtgcaaagtttttttcttcctgtgttgtgtttttttttttttatcaaattgTTATGAAATCAATCAGTAATGTCACTGACTTTGTTTTCTCGGACCTGCAGGTACGGGGGAGGCCACACCTATTATCGCCAATGTCATGTCACTTGCAGGCCCTCCAGCAGGGAAATCCACTGCTTCTGACAAAACTCCACAGCAAAGTACACAACGCACACACCATAGACAAGTATCTGTGTACTGTGACATGCTGTGTGTGCTCATTCAATCAGTTGCAACTGTTCAGTGTGAAAGTGTCATGCTTTGTCTCCACAGGCACAGTCTTTCAATCAAAGAACTCTGGACATGTAAgttgttaaatgtattttatatgcTCAGGAGCTTCAATAACGTGAAGCTCATTTTAATATTTGGATCAAGAGGAAACATTTGTGATCCAGCCTTCAGCAACACGATGAAACTGTGAAGAACCGAGCAGCTGATGCCACCGTATCACACACTTGGTCACACTTggttattaatgttttgtttcccGTCCTTCAGATCAGTATTCAGACAGATGCAGTGAAagctcatcttcctcctcctggtcCAAAACTCCTCAAGAACAAGGCGCTGCTCTGTAAACCGCTGGTGCAGAATAAAGGAGTCTCttgtaaaacacagacagctgatgTGGAAGCACAGACGGGTAAATGTAACACCCAGACACGGATGGTGACAACACCTCTACGGTCCTCTGTTAACCTGCAGAGGACGTGGCAAACTGATGCTTAAAGTTTGTAAGATTTACTCAGCTGCAAATCTCTgatattatttttctctttatagATGACATCTTCCCTAAAATCATGGTTGTACCTGTCCCAGTGCCGGTGTACGTTCCTGTACCCATGAACATGTACAGCCAGTGTACTCCCAAACCCATGGGCGTGCCATTACCAGTACGTCAAACACTACAATCACTTCTGGTTTTAGTGCTTCATCTCATTATGAGGATTACACTTCATCCTCATTACAGACCCTCATAGTCTGTTTTTTAACTCTACCACAGCTGCCTGTACCAATGTTCCTTCCCGTGGCGATGGACAGCGCAGAACGCATTGTGGAAACCATCCAGGAGATCAAGGAAAAGATCCCGTCTGATCCCTTCGAGGCAGAGCTCATCCTCATGGCAGAGATGATTGCAGAGcaagataaaaatgacaaagacgACAGACCGAAGGAGAAAGTGGCGAGACAAGAAGCATCTGCTCCAGACGGTGAGGAACTATTTgaactttttgactttttactgtttaataattaataatagtTGTACTGGATGacaagtcatttattttacagaccATGCCAGTAACTACAGCGACGACTTGGACACAGACGACTTGGCAAGTTTCCTCAACAACTGGGAGGACGCCTCCTCCGACGCAGGCCTCAGGTCTCCCAGTCGACCGTACTCCAACGAGAAGCTCAACCCAATTCTTGACATTCCCGTGGGCATGTCCAGTGTGCCTTACTCTGAGCCACCGCCTCCAGCAcccactcctccacctccagcacctccaccaccaccacctcctcctgcacctcaGATACCACCTCCCATGGACATTGAAGCTGACTTCACTGTTGGTGAGGAGATGAGATGTACAAATGTAGTGCTAAAAACGCCCACTGATCGTTGAATGTTGACACGTTTTTAAAGAGCTTAATATTTACAGATTAGCAGAATTATCAGTTATTCTTATCGACACCAACTGCCTCTGAAACAATGGTTAGACGTTGCCATGCTTGCTATAATGTTTCACGTGGTGACAGGAACACTGGAGAGGATGGCCCGCCTGAGAGAACAGATCCAGCGATCTCCGAGCCCTCCGCCTGCACCTTCCCGACGACGACAAGCTCCCAGGAAAGCCAGAGAAAAGAAGGTAACAGCctgggaaaagagaaaagatgcaATAAAGATCTTTGTATACTGGGAATGCTCGAGATAGATACTGGGATTGGAATAGCTTGGATTTCCATGATGCAACCTCCTCTCTTTAACTTGTCTAAGGGTCGCAAGACACAGCGGGCGTCTAAAGCAGCTGAAGCGACGCCTCAACGAGGCTCTTCCAACAAGGCCATGGCTGCAGACGCCCCAAGACTAAAGAGTCAATATGGAGTTGACGCCTGGAAGCGATGGATCCAGTGGAGGCAAACTCAACCCAACCTGGAGAAGCCACGCTTCAGTTGTAAGTCTGGATATAGAGTTAATACACCGTATATAATGTATCAAATTTGGCATTATACATAAAAAACTAATTCATATTTTAACCTTTGATTGTTGTGGGACTCCTTTTTTTATCTTGATTGCAGCACGTCCCATGGAGTTGAAGGAGGATGTTCTTCGGTGCACCACTGCTGAGCTGAGTTATGGACTCTGTTGCTTCATCAATGAAGTGAAGCGACCC
Protein-coding regions in this window:
- the zmym4.1 gene encoding zinc finger MYM-type protein 4 isoform X1 is translated as MACSADGCNNRPLKGSGLQFFRFPMTDEERLKKWWANTKKENWHPTNTSRLCNVHFEEDQFCVDERGKRRLKLNAVPTIFDPSPVIVRKPRGPRGSRFKLEMEGQSMEGLELGAPLEVDIGERLRRTSLRRAREEYFIPIAAEKETVVSFPITESEIEDTAVKPEEALELSEENLDKSLEESRAEPDVIEDANMDKTSESTENNVEQVEESVACNLRFSTAEDLDEMMDIGTVDQVEQEALMKEDEQNSVKDAESSRSPAVSHTATVTEDSNSFEEDADDVKPTVLPPPDSMPSNSCESSEAATSTERDSSSPATIVNGLKVVKLSVQSSEKESQVAKSPSPPLVKVKDEPEDDEYELAQISSTSTASVKDEPNTAKEDLRIGSVYSVTPSAETRALPIVNPSALHMSCSNCKKSLTKGQTAFQRKGSPALFCSTECLTTSLPSVRGVAKICHNCQKLILRPQDVILAPDVKGLMKEFCSQNCLTSFNYKKNATSYMKAAAAAAAAKKLPPIAAHSVCSMCTRHCISKHEVILSGAVHKMCSDACFNRFRTVNNLSMAGCANCGSYCHSKPLMLKLEGSNKTLCKVDCLAKYKEKTRTTQPCTMCRTTRSISDMIDNKNSDDSVNLFCSSSCVMAFKVQTVSASGARLSCDNCGKNTVPSYHLAMSDTSIRNFCTLPCVMNFQEKFKTQKQLNVFTKLPIGSTQHPTITAIQPQRDAPKGPHSLSCAQCFRNINFKPELVQIKDKMVFLCSAECSHEFKKAHYVASLCEYCKIEKITREAKRIDNKNCYFCSDGCKLLFRHDLTKSWGKHCHSCVYCHSVSKKLVTAQYGGLTEDFCSEECRSKYTMLFCHVAKCDTCGRKGKLKQSLAMLGEVKHFCDLSCLLQFCCEKVTTQGDVFKGTGEATPIIANVMSLAGPPAGKSTASDKTPQQSTVFQSKNSGHISIQTDAVKAHLPPPGPKLLKNKALLCKPLVQNKGVSCKTQTADVEAQTDDIFPKIMVVPVPVPVYVPVPMNMYSQCTPKPMGVPLPLPVPMFLPVAMDSAERIVETIQEIKEKIPSDPFEAELILMAEMIAEQDKNDKDDRPKEKVARQEASAPDDHASNYSDDLDTDDLASFLNNWEDASSDAGLRSPSRPYSNEKLNPILDIPVGMSSVPYSEPPPPAPTPPPPAPPPPPPPPAPQIPPPMDIEADFTVGTLERMARLREQIQRSPSPPPAPSRRRQAPRKAREKKGRKTQRASKAAEATPQRGSSNKAMAADAPRLKSQYGVDAWKRWIQWRQTQPNLEKPRFSSRPMELKEDVLRCTTAELSYGLCCFINEVKRPSGEPYSPDSLFYLCLGIQQYLFENGRVENIFMDRFYNKFSTEFTNMLRSFKPSITTSGYIHSRVEEEFLWDCKQLGAYSPIVLLNTLLFFCCKYFGFTTVEQHRQLSFAHVMRCTKTNQDNTKTTFLRFYPPLSINETESDVPAKRRKEEENKEDILEMMENTDNPLRCPVRLYEFYLSKCSESVKQRTNVFYLHPERCCVPNSPLWFSSTPLDDDTMEGMLIRILTVRELHLYLRKEGKTEQQRPNLSPFTPEEEEEDSD
- the zmym4.1 gene encoding zinc finger MYM-type protein 4 isoform X3 encodes the protein MSTTGADDGQHRVCVAGQSMEGLELGAPLEVDIGERLRRTSLRRAREEYFIPIAAEKETVVSFPITESEIEDTAVKPEEALELSEENLDKSLEESRAEPDVIEDANMDKTSESTENNVEQVEESVACNLRFSTAEDLDEMMDIGTVDQVEQEALMKEDEQNSVKDAESSRSPAVSHTATVTEDSNSFEEDADDVKPTVLPPPDSMPSNSCESSEAATSTERDSSSPATIVNGLKVVKLSVQSSEKESQVAKSPSPPLVKVKDEPEDDEYELAQISSTSTASVKDEPNTAKEDLRIGSVYSVTPSAETRALPIVNPSALHMSCSNCKKSLTKGQTAFQRKGSPALFCSTECLTTSLPSVRGVAKICHNCQKLILRPQDVILAPDVKGLMKEFCSQNCLTSFNYKKNATSYMKAAAAAAAAKKLPPIAAHSVCSMCTRHCISKHEVILSGAVHKMCSDACFNRFRTVNNLSMAGCANCGSYCHSKPLMLKLEGSNKTLCKVDCLAKYKEKTRTTQPCTMCRTTRSISDMIDNKNSDDSVNLFCSSSCVMAFKVQTVSASGARLSCDNCGKNTVPSYHLAMSDTSIRNFCTLPCVMNFQEKFKTQKQLNVFTKLPIGSTQHPTITAIQPQRDAPKGPHSLSCAQCFRNINFKPELVQIKDKMVFLCSAECSHEFKKAHYVASLCEYCKIEKITREAKRIDNKNCYFCSDGCKLLFRHDLTKSWGKHCHSCVYCHSVSKKLVTAQYGGLTEDFCSEECRSKYTMLFCHVAKCDTCGRKGKLKQSLAMLGEVKHFCDLSCLLQFCCEKVTTQGDVFKGTGEATPIIANVMSLAGPPAGKSTASDKTPQQSTVFQSKNSGHISIQTDAVKAHLPPPGPKLLKNKALLCKPLVQNKGVSCKTQTADVEAQTDDIFPKIMVVPVPVPVYVPVPMNMYSQCTPKPMGVPLPLPVPMFLPVAMDSAERIVETIQEIKEKIPSDPFEAELILMAEMIAEQDKNDKDDRPKEKVARQEASAPDDHASNYSDDLDTDDLASFLNNWEDASSDAGLRSPSRPYSNEKLNPILDIPVGMSSVPYSEPPPPAPTPPPPAPPPPPPPPAPQIPPPMDIEADFTVGTLERMARLREQIQRSPSPPPAPSRRRQAPRKAREKKGRKTQRASKAAEATPQRGSSNKAMAADAPRLKSQYGVDAWKRWIQWRQTQPNLEKPRFSSRPMELKEDVLRCTTAELSYGLCCFINEVKRPSGEPYSPDSLFYLCLGIQQYLFENGRVENIFMDRFYNKFSTEFTNMLRSFKPSITTSGYIHSRVEEEFLWDCKQLGAYSPIVLLNTLLFFCCKYFGFTTVEQHRQLSFAHVMRCTKTNQDNTKTTFLRFYPPLSINETESDVPAKRRKEEENKEDILEMMENTDNPLRCPVRLYEFYLSKCSESVKQRTNVFYLHPERCCVPNSPLWFSSTPLDDDTMEGMLIRILTVRELHLYLRKEGKTEQQRPNLSPFTPEEEEEDSD